In the Prosthecobacter vanneervenii genome, one interval contains:
- a CDS encoding phosphoglycerate kinase gives MPKQTIRDLDLAGKRVFVRVDFNVPLEEKDGQMVITDATRIQETLPTINFLIEKGAKIILASHLGRPKGQRDPKQSLAPVAPALSALIGRPVAFASDCVGEEAKAKALALGNGDVLLLENTRFHAGEEKNDATLAKGMAELAEIFVNDAFGSAHRAHSSTAGIADYLPAVSGLLMEKELTWLHDELENPERPFVVILGGAKVNDKIGVINRLLEKADSIIIGGGMAYTFRKIVEGISIGKSLYKPEWEPIAQAALDKAKERGVKILIPVDAMITDSFDFDTKKLGNLKFTSVGESIPDGWEGVDIGPESVKLFSEEISKAKTVIWNGPMGVFEIKDSAKGTFDVAAAVAANSSAKTIIGGGDSVKAVKKAKLGDKMTFISTGGGASLELLEGKVLPGVACLKDK, from the coding sequence ATGCCCAAGCAGACCATTCGTGACCTCGACCTCGCCGGAAAACGCGTTTTTGTGCGCGTTGATTTCAACGTGCCGCTCGAAGAGAAGGACGGCCAGATGGTCATCACCGACGCCACCCGCATCCAGGAGACCCTGCCCACCATCAACTTCCTGATCGAAAAGGGTGCCAAGATCATCCTCGCCAGCCATCTGGGCCGTCCCAAGGGACAGCGTGATCCCAAGCAGAGCCTGGCTCCTGTGGCCCCAGCTCTCAGCGCCTTGATCGGCAGGCCGGTGGCCTTCGCTAGCGACTGCGTCGGCGAAGAAGCCAAGGCCAAGGCCCTCGCGCTGGGCAATGGCGATGTGCTCCTGCTGGAAAACACCCGCTTCCACGCTGGTGAAGAAAAAAATGACGCCACCCTGGCCAAGGGCATGGCTGAACTCGCCGAAATCTTTGTGAACGACGCCTTTGGCTCCGCCCACCGCGCGCACAGCTCCACGGCCGGCATTGCCGACTACCTGCCTGCAGTCTCCGGCCTGCTCATGGAGAAGGAGCTCACCTGGCTGCACGACGAACTCGAAAATCCCGAGCGTCCCTTCGTGGTGATCCTCGGTGGTGCCAAGGTGAACGACAAGATCGGCGTCATCAACCGTCTGCTCGAAAAGGCGGACAGCATCATCATCGGCGGCGGCATGGCCTACACCTTCCGCAAAATCGTCGAAGGCATCTCCATCGGCAAGAGCCTCTACAAGCCCGAGTGGGAGCCCATCGCCCAGGCCGCACTGGACAAGGCCAAGGAGCGTGGCGTTAAGATCCTCATCCCGGTGGATGCCATGATCACCGACTCCTTTGACTTCGACACCAAGAAGCTCGGCAACCTGAAGTTCACCTCCGTCGGCGAAAGCATCCCTGATGGCTGGGAAGGCGTGGACATCGGACCCGAGTCTGTGAAGCTCTTCTCCGAGGAAATCTCCAAGGCCAAGACGGTCATCTGGAACGGCCCGATGGGCGTGTTTGAAATCAAGGACAGCGCCAAGGGCACCTTCGACGTGGCTGCAGCCGTGGCGGCCAATTCCAGCGCCAAGACCATCATCGGTGGCGGCGACAGCGTGAAGGCCGTCAAGAAAGCCAAGCTCGGTGACAAGATGACCTTCATCTCAACCGGCGGTGGCGCCTCCCTCGAACTCCTCGAAGGCAAAGTTCTCCCCGGCGTTGCCTGCCTCAAAGACAAGTAA
- a CDS encoding methyltransferase domain-containing protein yields MNITDWNQAYQENFTPWDKGLPAPPLVEWLENNTLTGRVLVPGCGAGHDVAHLVSRGIDAHGLDIAPLAVERARAHYPQLAERFVCADLFEFRGEYDAIVEHTCLCALPPEWRTKYRDAVAGLLKPGGLLIGVFFINPEMDPGESGPPFGITQDELSGLFAPRFEVLESCIPAKAYPGREERECLRVLKRH; encoded by the coding sequence GTGAACATCACCGACTGGAACCAAGCGTATCAAGAGAACTTCACCCCGTGGGACAAGGGACTGCCTGCACCGCCTTTAGTGGAATGGCTGGAGAACAACACCCTCACCGGCCGCGTGCTGGTGCCAGGATGCGGCGCGGGTCATGATGTGGCGCATCTGGTGTCACGCGGGATTGATGCACACGGGCTCGACATCGCCCCACTGGCGGTGGAACGCGCCAGGGCGCACTACCCGCAGTTGGCAGAGCGTTTTGTATGCGCGGATCTGTTTGAATTTCGTGGAGAGTACGACGCCATCGTGGAGCATACCTGCCTATGTGCATTGCCGCCGGAATGGCGAACCAAATACCGGGATGCCGTGGCTGGACTGCTGAAGCCTGGAGGACTGCTCATCGGAGTGTTTTTCATCAATCCGGAAATGGATCCTGGTGAAAGCGGGCCGCCGTTTGGGATCACCCAAGACGAGCTCAGCGGCCTGTTTGCCCCGCGCTTTGAAGTGCTGGAAAGCTGCATCCCAGCCAAGGCCTACCCAGGCCGCGAGGAGCGTGAGTGTCTCCGCGTGCTGAAGCGGCATTAA
- a CDS encoding DUF1501 domain-containing protein has product MASPFNPTGACTRISRRQLLSAGGLGMFGLTMPRFLHGLENQGMDKLVARAKSVIFCFQWGGPSHLETFDMKPDAPEGIRGFHKPIKSSADGIWVSEKLPKTAKVMDKVTLVRSVHHTMKNHNSAGYYALSGHAPPSDDQRLKDSPDLFPAYSSVVDKIAPLRGEIPTSATFPYIVSDGSVTPGQRGSFLGKEHDPFIVLRDPSAAGFALPELSLPSGVSFERLNARRELQKLVDSQTRLLDYSAEARGIESYYDKALAMLHSEKLRAAFDLTKEPDKVRDGYGRTPYGQSLLLARRLVEAGVKFVTVNFAQGIGGQSTTEGGWDTHGFNDTRMFPIIEKYHLPITEQTLPTFLTDLDERGLLDETLVVWVGEFGRTPKINKNVSRDHWPQCYTALLAGGGVKRGYVHGASDKNGEHPADKPVKPDDLAATMYHLLGIQPDTEVRDVVNRPVPISYGKVIQEIIA; this is encoded by the coding sequence ATGGCTTCTCCTTTCAATCCCACGGGTGCCTGCACCCGAATCAGCCGCCGCCAGCTTCTTTCCGCCGGCGGACTGGGGATGTTTGGGCTGACGATGCCGCGCTTTCTCCATGGTCTGGAAAACCAGGGAATGGACAAGCTGGTGGCACGCGCCAAGTCGGTGATCTTCTGCTTTCAGTGGGGCGGTCCCAGCCATCTGGAGACCTTTGACATGAAGCCGGATGCACCTGAGGGCATTCGCGGCTTTCACAAGCCGATCAAGTCCAGCGCCGACGGCATCTGGGTGTCTGAGAAGCTGCCAAAGACAGCCAAGGTGATGGACAAGGTGACACTGGTGAGGTCCGTGCATCACACGATGAAGAATCACAACAGCGCCGGTTATTATGCGCTGAGCGGCCACGCCCCGCCGAGCGATGACCAGCGGCTGAAGGATTCCCCGGACCTCTTCCCCGCCTACTCCTCCGTGGTGGACAAGATAGCACCGTTAAGAGGGGAGATCCCGACTTCGGCCACCTTTCCCTACATCGTGAGCGACGGCTCGGTAACGCCTGGACAACGCGGGAGCTTTCTGGGGAAAGAGCACGATCCCTTCATCGTGCTGCGAGATCCCAGCGCGGCGGGTTTTGCACTGCCGGAGCTGAGCCTGCCCAGCGGGGTGAGCTTTGAGCGCCTGAACGCACGACGCGAGCTGCAGAAGCTGGTGGATTCACAGACCCGGCTGCTGGACTACTCCGCCGAGGCGCGAGGCATCGAAAGCTACTATGACAAAGCGCTGGCCATGCTGCACAGCGAGAAGCTGCGTGCTGCCTTTGACCTGACCAAGGAGCCTGACAAGGTACGCGACGGCTATGGTCGCACGCCCTATGGGCAAAGCCTGCTGCTGGCGCGGCGGCTGGTGGAGGCGGGCGTCAAGTTTGTGACGGTGAACTTTGCCCAGGGCATCGGCGGACAAAGCACCACCGAAGGAGGATGGGACACACACGGCTTCAATGACACGCGCATGTTCCCGATCATTGAGAAATATCACCTGCCCATCACCGAGCAGACGCTTCCGACCTTCCTGACGGATCTCGATGAGCGAGGCCTGCTGGATGAGACACTGGTGGTGTGGGTGGGAGAGTTTGGCCGCACGCCCAAGATCAACAAGAACGTGTCACGCGATCACTGGCCGCAGTGCTACACGGCCCTGCTGGCAGGCGGCGGTGTGAAACGTGGCTATGTGCACGGTGCCTCTGACAAAAACGGGGAGCATCCTGCGGATAAACCGGTGAAGCCGGATGATCTGGCCGCCACGATGTATCATCTGCTGGGCATCCAGCCGGACACTGAGGTGCGCGATGTGGTGAACCGCCCTGTGCCGATCAGCTACGGCAAAGTCATTCAGGAGATCATCGCATGA
- a CDS encoding neutral/alkaline non-lysosomal ceramidase N-terminal domain-containing protein — MRRIIFAVLLLSLTALQVHAQSSWKAGAADADITPNYPVRLSGYGSRTTEYEKVAQRLHANALVVQWQDDKPAVIVSVDNCGVPAAVRTEVLKRLAAAGRVVADERLALHSTHTHCAPMLTGVLPFLFGADLPADQVQRIARYTEDLTSHIVSIILKAWDKMEPARLEWSVGKVYFAFNRRLKTDKGFQNMQNFSGPTDRALPVLCVRSADGKKLIATHASYACHCTTLGMNEIHGDWAGLAHEELELRFPESVCLIAIGCGADQNPYPRKESRFAMDHGVTIAKEIVRLINNPMQPLNGPLSCAHQEVMLPFDKPLTLEEWKAKAADSNKWTAYHAKKHLEMLERGEKIPPALPYDIQVWNYGNSLLTINLPGEVVVDYSLRFKREYDPARTWVNGYTNDVPCYIPSQRVWEEGGYEAGGAMIYYGRPNRFAPGIENIIAATVKQLVPKGFTAPAAAN, encoded by the coding sequence ATGCGACGAATCATTTTTGCGGTTCTTCTTTTGAGCCTGACGGCTTTGCAGGTTCACGCACAGTCATCATGGAAGGCTGGCGCAGCCGATGCAGACATCACTCCGAACTATCCGGTGCGTCTCAGCGGTTACGGCAGCCGCACGACTGAGTATGAAAAAGTGGCGCAGCGTCTGCATGCAAACGCCTTGGTTGTGCAATGGCAGGATGACAAGCCCGCAGTCATTGTCAGTGTGGACAATTGCGGTGTGCCTGCTGCAGTGCGCACTGAAGTTCTCAAACGCCTCGCCGCCGCTGGTAGAGTGGTGGCGGACGAGCGCCTGGCTCTGCATTCGACTCACACTCACTGCGCCCCTATGCTCACAGGCGTGCTGCCATTTCTCTTTGGCGCAGACTTGCCTGCAGATCAGGTGCAGCGCATCGCACGCTATACCGAAGACCTAACCTCGCACATCGTCAGCATTATCCTAAAAGCCTGGGACAAGATGGAGCCTGCCAGGCTGGAATGGAGCGTGGGCAAAGTTTACTTCGCATTCAACAGGCGGCTGAAAACCGACAAGGGGTTTCAAAACATGCAGAACTTCAGCGGGCCGACAGATCGTGCTCTGCCTGTGCTCTGTGTCAGGTCCGCAGACGGGAAAAAGCTCATCGCCACGCACGCCAGTTATGCCTGCCACTGCACTACGCTCGGCATGAATGAGATCCACGGAGACTGGGCGGGGCTGGCGCATGAAGAACTGGAACTGCGCTTCCCTGAATCCGTTTGCCTCATCGCCATCGGCTGCGGGGCAGATCAAAATCCATACCCGAGAAAAGAGAGTCGCTTTGCCATGGATCATGGCGTCACCATTGCCAAAGAAATCGTGCGTCTCATCAACAACCCAATGCAGCCTCTGAATGGCCCTCTAAGCTGCGCTCATCAGGAGGTAATGCTGCCTTTCGACAAACCACTCACCCTGGAGGAGTGGAAAGCCAAGGCGGCGGACTCCAACAAGTGGACGGCCTATCACGCCAAAAAGCATCTGGAGATGCTCGAGCGTGGAGAAAAGATTCCACCGGCCCTGCCTTATGACATTCAGGTCTGGAACTACGGCAACTCCCTGCTGACGATCAATCTGCCAGGAGAGGTGGTGGTGGACTACAGCCTGCGCTTCAAACGCGAGTACGATCCCGCCCGCACTTGGGTGAACGGCTACACCAATGACGTGCCCTGCTACATCCCCTCACAGCGAGTCTGGGAAGAAGGAGGTTACGAGGCCGGCGGTGCCATGATCTATTATGGCCGCCCCAATCGTTTTGCGCCGGGCATCGAAAACATCATCGCTGCCACGGTGAAGCAGCTCGTGCCCAAAGGCTTTACGGCTCCTGCCGCGGCCAATTAA
- the tpiA gene encoding triose-phosphate isomerase: MAFAHFRKPIIAANWKMHMTPQETDDFLRSFARLVPDKVPVQIVVAPPFVSLAKAQDVLMNAREQSVELAAQNMSAQPAGAFTGEISARMIKECGCRHVILGHSERRSLYGETNAIVNAKVLAALEARLHPILCIGETLAERDNGQIEQVLGSQLRESLAEVGPRRITDCVIAYEPVWAIGTGRTASPEQAQEAHAFTRQVLGELFGEDVAAKIRIQYGGSVKPGNMAELISQKDVDGALVGGASLEPGSFWEICRAAIDWTNANM; this comes from the coding sequence ATGGCCTTCGCCCACTTCCGCAAACCCATCATCGCCGCCAACTGGAAAATGCACATGACGCCCCAGGAGACGGATGACTTTCTCCGTTCTTTTGCCCGTCTGGTGCCAGACAAGGTGCCGGTGCAGATCGTCGTGGCTCCTCCCTTCGTCAGCCTGGCCAAAGCCCAGGATGTGCTCATGAATGCCCGTGAGCAAAGCGTCGAATTGGCCGCCCAGAACATGAGCGCCCAGCCTGCCGGTGCCTTCACCGGAGAGATCAGCGCACGCATGATCAAGGAGTGTGGCTGCAGACACGTCATCCTCGGCCACAGCGAGCGCCGCAGCCTCTACGGAGAGACCAACGCCATCGTGAACGCCAAGGTGCTCGCGGCTCTTGAGGCCCGTCTGCATCCGATCCTCTGCATTGGTGAAACCCTCGCCGAGCGTGACAACGGGCAGATTGAGCAGGTGCTCGGCAGTCAGCTTCGCGAGTCCCTCGCTGAAGTTGGCCCCCGCCGCATCACCGACTGTGTCATCGCTTATGAGCCCGTCTGGGCCATCGGCACCGGCCGCACCGCCAGCCCTGAGCAGGCACAGGAAGCCCACGCCTTCACCCGTCAGGTGCTCGGAGAGCTCTTCGGTGAAGATGTCGCCGCCAAGATCCGCATCCAGTACGGTGGCAGCGTGAAGCCCGGCAACATGGCCGAACTTATCAGCCAGAAGGACGTGGACGGCGCTCTCGTGGGCGGTGCCAGCCTGGAACCCGGAAGCTTCTGGGAAATCTGCCGTGCTGCCATCGACTGGACGAACGCCAACATGTAG
- the alr gene encoding alanine racemase yields the protein MNPADAIRPAHVEVSLGAIAQNYDAIRAHVGTAQVMPVVKANAYGHGLVEVARHLMTHGAPCLGVALLEEAIVLRQAGVTIPILVFGGVATRQIPQFIEHGLMMAASSIDKLRQIDEAAAAVKTKARVHLKIDTGMERIGVHWYSAEKLLEASLQFSNVEVAGIYSHFASSDDSDLSAAREQLSRFLEVLEFYPKHGLQPPLRHIANSGGILQLPESHLDLVRPGIMLYGVYPSKETLRTVPLTSALSWKSQVVFFKVVQPGSPVSYGGTWRSDHQVRVVTVPVGYGDGYFRALSNRGSVLIRGQRHPIVGRVCMDQFMVNLEWGTAYNGDVVTLIGSDGAETITAQDVADAAGTIAYEVLTNINSRVPRVYL from the coding sequence TTGAACCCAGCCGACGCCATCCGCCCAGCCCACGTCGAGGTCAGCCTCGGCGCCATCGCGCAGAACTATGACGCCATCCGCGCCCACGTGGGCACGGCGCAGGTCATGCCTGTGGTCAAGGCCAACGCCTACGGCCACGGCCTCGTGGAGGTGGCGCGGCACCTTATGACTCATGGCGCGCCATGCCTCGGTGTGGCCCTTCTTGAAGAAGCCATTGTCTTGCGCCAGGCGGGCGTCACCATTCCCATCCTCGTCTTTGGCGGTGTTGCTACACGGCAGATCCCGCAGTTCATCGAGCATGGCCTGATGATGGCCGCCTCCTCCATCGACAAACTGCGGCAGATTGATGAAGCCGCCGCCGCAGTGAAAACGAAGGCCCGTGTGCATCTGAAAATCGACACCGGCATGGAGCGCATCGGCGTCCATTGGTACAGCGCGGAGAAGCTTCTGGAGGCCAGCCTCCAATTTTCCAATGTGGAGGTGGCAGGCATCTACTCCCACTTTGCCAGCTCGGACGATTCCGATCTCTCCGCCGCCAGAGAGCAGCTTTCGCGCTTCCTTGAAGTCCTCGAGTTTTACCCCAAACACGGACTGCAGCCGCCACTGCGCCACATCGCCAATTCCGGCGGCATCCTGCAATTGCCGGAGAGCCACCTCGATCTCGTGCGCCCGGGCATCATGCTCTACGGCGTTTATCCTTCCAAGGAAACACTCCGCACGGTTCCACTGACTTCGGCCCTCAGCTGGAAATCCCAGGTTGTGTTTTTCAAAGTGGTCCAACCGGGCAGCCCGGTGAGCTACGGCGGCACCTGGCGCAGCGACCATCAGGTGCGCGTCGTCACAGTGCCCGTCGGTTATGGAGACGGTTATTTCCGCGCCCTCTCCAATCGCGGCTCAGTGCTCATTCGTGGACAGCGTCACCCCATCGTCGGCCGGGTGTGCATGGACCAGTTCATGGTGAACCTGGAATGGGGCACCGCCTATAATGGCGATGTCGTCACCCTCATCGGCAGTGATGGCGCTGAAACCATCACCGCCCAGGATGTGGCAGATGCGGCCGGCACCATCGCCTATGAGGTGCTGACCAACATCAACTCACGCGTGCCTCGCGTGTATC
- a CDS encoding DUF1802 family protein, with product MPNLTTPTGFKEWSFVCDALVQGRLSIILRKGGIHEGRGGFEWKHRQFFLFPTWFHNQAEKLNWVPENTQRDFPPEEQRTTVDIDGCATLEQVWKVTDWDKVSALAPLHIWNEDVVKERFVYDDESCLHIALVRAYKLPQNWHFPYAKSYGGCRSWITLPEEGLPLAAAATPALSDEAFADVSAKLKAILG from the coding sequence ATGCCCAACCTCACCACCCCCACCGGATTCAAAGAATGGTCCTTCGTCTGCGATGCCCTCGTGCAGGGCCGCCTCAGCATCATTCTGCGCAAAGGGGGCATCCATGAAGGCCGCGGCGGCTTTGAGTGGAAGCACCGCCAGTTCTTCCTCTTTCCCACTTGGTTTCACAATCAGGCTGAAAAGCTGAACTGGGTTCCGGAAAACACTCAGCGCGACTTTCCGCCCGAGGAACAGCGCACCACCGTGGACATCGACGGCTGCGCCACACTGGAGCAGGTCTGGAAGGTCACAGACTGGGACAAGGTGTCCGCCCTGGCCCCGCTGCACATCTGGAATGAGGACGTGGTAAAAGAGCGCTTTGTCTATGACGACGAGAGCTGCCTGCACATCGCCCTCGTGCGTGCCTACAAGCTGCCGCAGAACTGGCACTTCCCTTATGCCAAGAGCTACGGCGGCTGCCGCTCCTGGATCACTCTGCCGGAGGAAGGCCTCCCTCTGGCCGCTGCGGCCACTCCTGCGCTGAGCGACGAAGCTTTTGCCGATGTTTCTGCGAAGTTGAAAGCGATCTTGGGCTAG